AATACACGCTTATCTCTGCTTTTTTCTCTATACTTTGCACCTTCATCAACTACCATCATTGTATGAATAAAGACATTTCCTTCAGGATGATATTTGGGATTCTGATCAACCTCCTGCAAATCTTTAATCATTGAAAAAGGATAATTATCTAGCAAGTGATTTTTTAAAGCTTCTTCTAAATAATTAGATGGTTTATTATCATTTAATAAATTTTGTTCAATCTCTAAAAAAATTTCTTTATCATTCATTAAAATCATCCCCCTTTTATTATCTGTATTCAAACCTAATACTAGTATTTCAAATATTTTAATTCTTAATCATGAAAATATCTTTTTTATTTTTGAATATATTTAAACTCTAAACCACATTCCACATAAAATAATCTGCTTCACAGGACTATATGTTTCTGCTAATTTTAAAATTTTTCCTAAACTTTAACTTAATTATAGCTCCTAAAAACGAAAAAACAGTAGATAATTTTGCTTAACACAATATTATCTACTGTTTAATTATAGTATATATTTAAATTTTAACCTTCCAAGAATTAAAGAGCTGAATTTCCTCTTTCTCCAGTTCTAATTCTTACACATTCTGCTATATCCACAACGAAAATTTTTCCGTCACCAACTTCACCGGTTCTAGCAATTTTAGTGATTAATTCTATAACGTCTTCCACTTTCTCATCTTCAACCACTATTTTAACTTCTATTTTAGGTAATACATTAGTTACTATCTCAGTACCTCTGTGATATTCTTTCCATCCACGTTGTTGACCACAACCCATAACTTGGCTTATAGTTACACCATTTATATTATTATTTTTTAATGCTTCTTTAATATCCTCAAGTTTTGAAGGTCTTATAATTGCTTCTATTCTTTTCATAATTATTTCCTCCCTAATCATCCATTATAATATAAATATATGTTGTCTTATTGAGTCTTTATCTAAAAATTATACCATAAATTATTTTAAAATGAATTCTTTATTACAACATATATTATATTATTAATTTATATTCATATGCCCTGACTAGTCTAATCCATTAAATGCTGGGTAAGCAGTTTCACCGTGTTCAGCTACATCAAGGCCATCAGCTTCTTCTGAACTTTCAACTCTAATGCTCATAAATAATTTCATAACTTTTAGTATTATAAATGTCATTATACCTGCAAATAATACTGTTATTACAATAGCTTCAACTTGGGCAATTAAAAGATGCACATCTCCAAAGAACAATCCATCCCATTTAGCTACAGAGTTAATTGCTGTTTGTCCAAATAGTCCAGTTGCAATTCCTCCCCATACTCCTCCAATTCCATGACATCCAAAAGCATCAAGAGCATCATCGTAACCAAATTTTGATTTTACTGCTCCCATGAAGAAGTAACAAATTGGAGATACTATAGCTCCTATTATAATTGAGCTCCAAAGTGGTACAAACCCTGCACCAGGTGTAATTGCAACTAAGCCTACAACTGCTCCTGTTACTGCACCAAGTACTGTTGGTTTTCCATGTTTAACTTTTTCAATTAACATCCATGAAAGCATTGCTGTTGCTGCTGCAGTATTTGTTGTCATGAAAGCATGCACTGCTAATTCATTAGCTGCTAATGCACTTCCTGCATTAAATCCAAACCATCCAAACCAAAGTAATGCTGCTCCAAGAACTACAAAAGGAATATTGTGTGGTTTATAAGACATCATACCATATCCACGTCTCTTACCTAACATAATACAAGCTACAAGGCCTGAAACTCCTGAACTAATATGAACAACATCTCCACCAGCGAAATCAACAGCTCCTAAAGCTCCTATTATTCCACCACCCCATACCATATGAGCTAATGGATAATATACTAATAGCGACCACAATCCTATAAAAATAAATAATGCTGAAAATTTCATTCTTCCAGTTAAAGATCCAGTTATAAGTGCTGGAGTTATAATTGCAAACATCATTTGAAAAGCTGCAAAAAGCATATGAGGTATAGTTGGCGCATATGCAGAAGGCGCTCCTGCTACACCATTGAATCCAAAGAAATTAAGTCCCCCTACTATTCCACCAATATCATCACCAAAAGACATTGAGTAGCCTACTAATACCCACATTACAGAAGCTAATCCACAAATAAACATTGAAGACATTAGTGTATTTAAAACATTTTTCCTACGAACCATTCCTCCATAAAAGAATGCAAGACCTGGCGTCATTAAAAGTACAAGTGCTGAACAAAGTATAACAAAACTGATATCACCTGAATTAATTTCCATAAATATTCCTCCTTAATATATAAATACTAAACCAAAAATTATAAATTCAAATTACTTATTTTTTCTTTTTTTAAATAAATGTTAGCCCTAGGTAACTGCGCGCTCGTTCCCTAATACAACAATTATAAAATCTGCTTCATTATTACATTATTTGAAATAATAATGTAAAATAAAAAGGTGTTTGATCCGCATACTTAGCAGTACGCTTATCAAACACCATTGTTCTTATTTCATAGTATATAAGGCGAATTAACTTTTGTCAACAATTTTTTCATATTAATTTCAATTTTGTTTAATTTCTAATCAAAATTGTTTATAGTACTAATTATCATCTTCTTTATATGCTTATGCTTATTAGGCATGTCGTCTTCAGTATTGATTAATTGAATTAAATTAGTCAAATCACGAAGTTTACTCACTTTATACCAGTTATCACTAAGCTTGTAATCTGAATTATTATTATATTCTTCTTTAAACACATTAATTAGACTTTTATTGAAATATTCTTCATATCTAAAAAACTGCCCTATATCAGCAATAGGGTGTCCTGCCATTACAAATTCCCAATCTAAAACTCCAGATAAATGTCCATTTTCTATCAAAATATTAGTACCTTGAAAGTCGCCATGCACTAATCTAATATCCTTATCCAATTCCAATAAAATTTCATCATTTTGTTTTACTAATCGACAAATTTTATTTACAATGTCTTTACCCAATCTCTTTTTTGCCATATCCCCCATTAAAATTTCATACCACTTTATAAGTGGAGGAAAGTTGTCTATTACATGTAAATTTTTATCTAAAAATCCGACCTTATCAAATTTATAGCTGTGTATTTTTGCTAGCGTTCTTGCAACACTTTTAACAAAGCCGTCTTCTAATTTATATCCATCACTTACGACTTTACCCAAAGTCTGTCCATTCATATATTCATAGATTGCATATTCCCTATTTTCAATTAGTTCATCTCTACTAATCTTATATATTTTAGGAACTGGTATAGCTTTATTTTCTTTCAACATAGTCAATAATTTAATTTCTCTCATATAATTTTGTTCCATAGGAAAAAATATTTTCAAAAGATATTTTTTATTAATATTATTAGTTGAAATAATATAATTTGTGGTTCTACATCCCTCATCAACTGGTGTTATATTTACAATATTATTTTCTTGTAATATACCTTCAAATAGTTTACTGACTATATTCTCATCAATCTCTAAAAATGGGAATGTTCTCTCCCAATCATATTCCATAAATTATACCTCGCTACTCTAAATATATTAATTAGTTCCTATGCTTCTAATTGTTCTAAATAATCATAAGCTTTCTCTATTG
The window above is part of the Clostridium saccharoperbutylacetonicum N1-4(HMT) genome. Proteins encoded here:
- a CDS encoding ammonium transporter, coding for MEINSGDISFVILCSALVLLMTPGLAFFYGGMVRRKNVLNTLMSSMFICGLASVMWVLVGYSMSFGDDIGGIVGGLNFFGFNGVAGAPSAYAPTIPHMLFAAFQMMFAIITPALITGSLTGRMKFSALFIFIGLWSLLVYYPLAHMVWGGGIIGALGAVDFAGGDVVHISSGVSGLVACIMLGKRRGYGMMSYKPHNIPFVVLGAALLWFGWFGFNAGSALAANELAVHAFMTTNTAAATAMLSWMLIEKVKHGKPTVLGAVTGAVVGLVAITPGAGFVPLWSSIIIGAIVSPICYFFMGAVKSKFGYDDALDAFGCHGIGGVWGGIATGLFGQTAINSVAKWDGLFFGDVHLLIAQVEAIVITVLFAGIMTFIILKVMKLFMSIRVESSEEADGLDVAEHGETAYPAFNGLD
- a CDS encoding phosphotransferase family protein; translated protein: MEYDWERTFPFLEIDENIVSKLFEGILQENNIVNITPVDEGCRTTNYIISTNNINKKYLLKIFFPMEQNYMREIKLLTMLKENKAIPVPKIYKISRDELIENREYAIYEYMNGQTLGKVVSDGYKLEDGFVKSVARTLAKIHSYKFDKVGFLDKNLHVIDNFPPLIKWYEILMGDMAKKRLGKDIVNKICRLVKQNDEILLELDKDIRLVHGDFQGTNILIENGHLSGVLDWEFVMAGHPIADIGQFFRYEEYFNKSLINVFKEEYNNNSDYKLSDNWYKVSKLRDLTNLIQLINTEDDMPNKHKHIKKMIISTINNFD
- a CDS encoding P-II family nitrogen regulator, whose protein sequence is MKRIEAIIRPSKLEDIKEALKNNNINGVTISQVMGCGQQRGWKEYHRGTEIVTNVLPKIEVKIVVEDEKVEDVIELITKIARTGEVGDGKIFVVDIAECVRIRTGERGNSAL